GGCCACCCCGAGCCCGGACCGCGCCGAGGCGTTCCACAGGCGCGCGCCGTCGAGGTGCAGCCGGAGCCCGAGCGCCCGGGCCCGGACCGTAACGCGCAGCACGTCGGCCTGCGGGAACACCTTGCCGCCCGCGCGGTTGTGCGTGTTCTCCAGGCACACGAGCGACGACCGCGGGCAGTAATACGCGTCCGTTGCGTGCACCCGCTCGGCGAGGTCGTCGGGGCCGAACAGCCCGCCGCGCCCCGCCACCGCGAGCTGCACACCCGAGAGCGCGGGCGCGGCCCCGCTCTCGTAGAAGGCCACGTGGGCGCCCTCGCCGACGATGACCTCGTCGCCCGGGCGGGTGAGCAGCGAGATGGCGAGCTGGTTGCCGAGGGTGCCGGAGGAGACGAAGAGGGCCGCCTCCTTGCCGAGCAGCTCCGCGACCTCGCGCTCGAGCGCGTGGACGGTGGGGTCCTCCCCGTAGACGTCGTCGCCGACCTCGGCCTCGGCCATCGCCAGGCGCATCGCGGCGGTGGGCCGCGTGACCGTGTCGCTGCGAAGATCGATGAGCGTCACCCCGGCGAGGGTAGTGCACGGCGCATCGATTCGCGACGCCCAATTCGCAGTGCCACGGGCCTCGCGCGGGGGCGCCTGCGCCGGGCACGGAAAAGCAGTTCGCGAGGTGCGAAAGTTCTTGCGCACTCGGCGTGCGGTGGCTAACTGGTTGAACCAACAGCCATGCCGCGAGCCCGTCCTCCCGCCCGCCCCGTCTTGCCCTCTCGCCCCGCGCGCGACGCCCAGCCCGAAGACCTCGGCGCCCTCGGCGGGCTCGTCCCGATCGCGCGCTCCAGCGTCGTCGACGCCGTCGCCGAGCAGCTCCAGGCGGAGATCCTCGCCGGCCGGCTGGCCGCGGGCGCTCGCCTGCCGTCGGAGCGCGAGCTCGCCCTCGCGCTCGGCGTGAACCGCCTCACCTTGCGCGCGGCGCTGGCCCGGCTCGAGGCGCTCGGCCTCGTGACGACCCGGCATGGCGCTGGCACCTTGGTCACGTCCTGGCGCGAGCGCGCGGGCCTCGACACCCTGCCAAGCCTCATAGGCTCCCTTTCCCCGGGGGATCCCCAGTGGCGCAAGCTCGTGAAGGACGTCCTCGAGGTGCGTCGGGTCCTCGCGGCCGAGGCGGTCGCGCTGGCGGCCGTGCGGTACACCGAGGGCGACCTCGCCGAGCTCCGCCGCATCCGCGACGACCAGACCACGCGCCTCCACGACGCATTGTCCTACGCGCGCGGCGACATGGCGTTCCAGCGCGTGCTGGTGCGCGCCGCCGGGAACGTGGGCTTCGAGCTCGTGCTCAACTCGTTCGCCCGGTTCCCGGACGAGCACCCGGAGCTCGTCGCGAAGCTCTACGACCGCCGCCACGAGGCCGTCGACCTTTACGATGCGATGCTCGCGCTCCTCACCACGCGCGACCCCGAGCTGGCGCGAACGTCAGTACGCAGCGCCCTCGAGGCGATGGACGCCGCTTGGTTGGATCGCCACGCCCCCGAGACCCCTGCCAAGGCCTCGAAAGGAAGGAAGAAGCCATGAACGCCAGCTCCGCGATGGTCACGCCCGGGGGCTCGCGAGAGCCCGCCGCCGCCCCCCCGCTCACGCGGTTCGAGGCGCAGTGGTTCGCGTGGATTTGCGCCGCCCTGTTCCCCGAGCCCCCCCGCGGGCCGTACCCGGTGGCGATCACGTCGCTCGAGCCCGCTCGGTTCTATGCGCGCCTCTGCGCGGAGGCGCGGTTCGACCATCACCTCACGCTTCGTGCCGCGCTCTGGGTTGTGGCGCTCGTGGCCCCGGTTGTGGTGCTCGGGCGCCTCCGCACCTTCGGTGGCCTCACGGTCGAGGAGCGCGAGGCCGTCCTGCTCGGCATGGTTCGGAGCCCGCACTACCTCCTCCGGCAGCTCGCCTTCCTCATGAAGGCCCAGGCGGGGCAGGTCTATTGCTCCCACGAAGGGGTCCGGCGCCGCCTCACCGAGTCACACCACCGGCCTCGCGCGGCGAGCGTCGAAGGCCTCGTCACGCTCCGCAGGAGCGCGGAAGCCACGTCCATCGCCACGTCCATCGCCACGTCCATCGCCACGTCCACGACCTCCACCGACTCCGCGGAGCACCCTCATGATCGCGACGAGCACGCCGCCTGACACCTTCCCGGACGAGGGACACGACTCCCAGGTCGTCGACGGCGACTCGCGTCGTCGCGATTTTGCTGATGATTTCGACTTCGTGGTCGTCGGCACCGGCGCGGCGGGCGCCGTGGCCGCGCACGCCCTCGCCGAGCGCGGGTTCTCGGTGGGCCTCGCGGAAGAGGGCCCGTGGATCCGCACGCGAGAGGTGCAGCGCGACGTGGACCACGTCTTCACGCGCGCCGTCCGCGACCGCGGGATGCAGGTCGCTCAGGGGCGCACGATCATCCCGGTGC
This is a stretch of genomic DNA from Myxococcales bacterium. It encodes these proteins:
- a CDS encoding DegT/DnrJ/EryC1/StrS family aminotransferase, producing MTLIDLRSDTVTRPTAAMRLAMAEAEVGDDVYGEDPTVHALEREVAELLGKEAALFVSSGTLGNQLAISLLTRPGDEVIVGEGAHVAFYESGAAPALSGVQLAVAGRGGLFGPDDLAERVHATDAYYCPRSSLVCLENTHNRAGGKVFPQADVLRVTVRARALGLRLHLDGARLWNASARSGLGVAELAAPFDTVSVCFSKGLGAPVGSALAGPRDLLVEARRTRKRWGGGMRQVGILAAGARHALANHRPRLSIDHEHATLLAELVREAGSSLSPSTPETNIVQLHTGALAAASVAQRVREHGVLVAASGPHTLRAVTHLDVGADQVRRAATALARAADACSERA
- a CDS encoding FadR family transcriptional regulator; the encoded protein is MPRARPPARPVLPSRPARDAQPEDLGALGGLVPIARSSVVDAVAEQLQAEILAGRLAAGARLPSERELALALGVNRLTLRAALARLEALGLVTTRHGAGTLVTSWRERAGLDTLPSLIGSLSPGDPQWRKLVKDVLEVRRVLAAEAVALAAVRYTEGDLAELRRIRDDQTTRLHDALSYARGDMAFQRVLVRAAGNVGFELVLNSFARFPDEHPELVAKLYDRRHEAVDLYDAMLALLTTRDPELARTSVRSALEAMDAAWLDRHAPETPAKASKGRKKP